The genome window CTACGCGGCCAAGCCCTATCTCGGCGGCTATGCGGTCTGGGACCTGGGGGCTTCGTATCCGATCACCGACTGGGCGACGGTTTACGGTCGCCTCGAGAACCTCGCCGACAAACAGTACGACACCAAGGGCGGCTACGCCGAACCCGGCCGCGCCGGGTACGTCGGGCTGCGCGCGAAATTCTAGGCTCCACGGCTGGGGCGTCGCGGACGCTCCCCCAATGCGGACCCGGAGGAGGAGACTCCTCCGGGCTTTTCTATGCCAGCCGCACCGCAGCGGCGACGAAGGCGTCGACCTCGTCCGCCGTGGTGGCGAACGAACACACCAGCCGCGCCACGCCCGGCGCCCAGCGGTCGTGATAGAACGCGTACCCCTCCGCCAGCAGCCGCGCCGACAGCGCCTGCGGGAACTTGCAGAACAGGATGTTGGCCGCCGCCGGGGCGACGATCCCGACCCCCGGCACCCGCGCCAGTCCGGCCTCCAACCGTGCCGCCATGGCGTTGGCGTGGCGGGCGTTGCGGAGCCAGAGGTCGTCTTCGAGATAGGCTTCGATCTGCGCCGCGGCGAACCGCATCTTCGAGGCGAGGTGACCGGCCCGCTTGCGCCGCAGCGCCGCCTCCCGGGCGAGGCGGTCGTCGAACAGCACCAGGGCGTCGGCGTTGATCGTGCCGTTCTTGATGGTGCCGAAGCTGAGCGCCGCCACGCCCGCCTTCCAGGTGAGGTCGGCGGGCGTGCAGCCGAGCGCCGCCACCGCGTTGGCGAAGCGCGCGCCGTCCATGTGCAGCGCCACGCCGGCGGCGGCGCACGCCCGGCCGATCTCCGCCACTTCGTCCACGGAATAGAGCGCGCCGGTTTCGGTGATCTGAGTGATCGAGACGCACGCGGGCCGCACCACGTGGAGATCCGCCTCGCCCGCCAGCGCCGCCCGCACCGCCGCGGCGGCGAGCTTGGCGTCCGCGCCGTCGAGCGGCAGCAGCTTCGCGCCGTGGGTGAAGAACTCGGGCGCGCCGCATTCGTCGGTGTTGATATGCGCCTCGCGGTGGCACACCACGCCGCCCCACGGCGGGGTCAGCACCGCGAGCGCCAGCGCGTTGGCGGCGGTGCCGGAGGGCACCAGGAACACGTCGACGGGGCGCTCGAAAACCTCGGCTAGCCTCGCGTTCGCGCGTGCGGCGAAGTCGTCGTTGCCGTAGGGTTTGGCGGTGCCGGCGTTGCAGGCGGCGATCGCCGCCACCACCTCGGGCGACGCGCCCGCGATGTTGTCGCTGGTGAAACTCACGGTCCACGGGGGAGTCACGGGGGAAGCTCCTGTGTCGGCTGGCGGGGACCCACCAGTGTTACGCCGCGCCGCGCCGCTTGCCAACCCGCGCCCGAACTCCGGAGGCTTCCATGCCCGAACACATTCTTGTCGAAACCCGCGGCCGCGTCGGCCTGATCCGCCTCGCCCGGCCGAAGCAGCTCAACGCCCTCAACGACGCGCTGGCGCACGAGCTGATCGCCGCGCTCGAAGCCTTCGACGCCGACGCCGCGATCGGCGCAATGGTGATCACCGGCTCGGAAAAGGCGTTCGCGGCGGGGGCCGACATCGCCGAGATGCAGCCGAAATCCTTCACCGACATGCTCACCGAGGACGACTTCGGCGTCTGGGACCGGATGAGCGGCATCCGCAAGCCGGTGATCGCCGCGGTGCGCGGCTACGCCCTGGGCGGCGGCTGCGAACTGGCGATGATGTGCGACTTCGTCGTCGCCGGAAACGACGCGAAGTTCGGTCAGCCGGAGATCGCGCTCGGCGTGCTGCCGGGGCTCGGCGGCACGCAGCGCCTCGCGCGGCTGGTCGGCCGGGGGCTGGCGATGGACATGGTGCTCACCGGCCGCACCATCGACGCCGCCGAGGCCAAGGCGGCGGGCCTCGTCGCCCGCGTCGTCCCCGCCGAGGAGACCCTCGCCGCCGCCCTCGCCGCCGCGGAAACCGTTGCGGGCCATAACCTGCCTGCGGTACTCCTGGCGAAGGAGGCGGTGCGCCGCGCCGAGGAAACCACCCTCGCCGAAGGGCTGCGCTTCGAGCGCCGCGCGTTCCAGGCCGCGTTCGCCACCGAGGGCCAGAAGGAGGGCATGGCGGCGTTCCTCGAAAAGCGCCCGCCCCACTTCACCGGCCGTTGAGCCCCCGAGGAGCATCGACCATGAACGGTACCGACGATCTCGTCCGCCTGCGGCCGCTGGAGCGCGACGACCTGCCCTTCGTCCACCAGATGGACAACAACGCCAGCGTGATGCGCTATTGGTTCGAGGAACCCTACGAGGCGTTCGTCGAGCTCTGCGACCTCTACGACAAGCACATCCACGATCAGACCGAGCGCCGGTTCATCATCGAGCACGCGGGATCGCGGGTCGGCCTAGTGGAGCTGGTGGAGATCGACTACGTCCACCGCCGCGCCGAATTCCAGATCATCATCGACCCGGCGCACCAGGGCCACGGCTACGCCAGCGCCGCGGCGCTGCTGGCGATGGACTACGCGTTCTCGGTTCTCAACCTTTACAAGCTCTATCTGATCGTCGACAAAGA of uncultured Alphaproteobacteria bacterium contains these proteins:
- the fadB gene encoding putative enoyl-CoA hydratase (Evidence 3 : Function proposed based on presence of conserved amino acid motif, structural feature or limited homology), which produces MPEHILVETRGRVGLIRLARPKQLNALNDALAHELIAALEAFDADAAIGAMVITGSEKAFAAGADIAEMQPKSFTDMLTEDDFGVWDRMSGIRKPVIAAVRGYALGGGCELAMMCDFVVAGNDAKFGQPEIALGVLPGLGGTQRLARLVGRGLAMDMVLTGRTIDAAEAKAAGLVARVVPAEETLAAALAAAETVAGHNLPAVLLAKEAVRRAEETTLAEGLRFERRAFQAAFATEGQKEGMAAFLEKRPPHFTGR
- the ltaE gene encoding Low specificity L-threonine aldolase, encoding MTPPWTVSFTSDNIAGASPEVVAAIAACNAGTAKPYGNDDFAARANARLAEVFERPVDVFLVPSGTAANALALAVLTPPWGGVVCHREAHINTDECGAPEFFTHGAKLLPLDGADAKLAAAAVRAALAGEADLHVVRPACVSITQITETGALYSVDEVAEIGRACAAAGVALHMDGARFANAVAALGCTPADLTWKAGVAALSFGTIKNGTINADALVLFDDRLAREAALRRKRAGHLASKMRFAAAQIEAYLEDDLWLRNARHANAMAARLEAGLARVPGVGIVAPAAANILFCKFPQALSARLLAEGYAFYHDRWAPGVARLVCSFATTADEVDAFVAAAVRLA
- the speG gene encoding spermidine N1-acetyltransferase (Evidence 2a : Function of homologous gene experimentally demonstrated in an other organism; Product type e : enzyme), yielding MNGTDDLVRLRPLERDDLPFVHQMDNNASVMRYWFEEPYEAFVELCDLYDKHIHDQTERRFIIEHAGSRVGLVELVEIDYVHRRAEFQIIIDPAHQGHGYASAAALLAMDYAFSVLNLYKLYLIVDKENHRAIGIYAKLGFDVEGELIHEFFVNGEYRNAIRMCIFQHQYLAKHKTGPAVPPNFGQE